The sequence ACGGTGGCGGAGCCCGGCCCCGACGCGATCCTGCACATGCTGCGCCGCGACCCGTCGTTGCGGTTCAGCGAGGCGGGAAAGGCGCTGCTGCGCTGGCTCGACAAGCACACCGTTGCCGGTGTCGCTTCACCACCCGCCACGGGAATTCCCGCTCACTGCCTCGGAGTCGTCGCCGCACTCGCCCGCCACAACGCGCGCTTCTGGGCCGACTTCGCCGAGCGCGTCACCGAACTCGAAGAATTCGACGACCGCAGCGAGCTCGGCGAGGCGAAAGGATCAGCGGAGCAGGCCCGGTGACCGGCGAAGGCCGTGGCAGGGCAGGCAGAGCAGGCAGAGCAGGCACTGACGCCGCGCTGGCCGCCGTCTGGATGGGAACGCGACATGGAACGCAGCAGCGCACGATCCACCGTGCTCGTCACGGGAGGATGTGGCTTCGTCGGCGGCCACCTGGTCCGGAGCCTGGCCCGGCACGGTCACCGTGTCGTCGTGGTCGATCGCCTTCCCTGGCGTGACGGCCATGCCGAGTCGGTGTGCCTCGACGTGACCGACCCCGAAGGATGCCGCGAGGTGATGCGCGAGGTCGATCCGAAGGTGGTGTTCCACCTCGCCGCGTCCTCGACCATCGACTCCGCCTTCGCCGACCCGCACGGCTCCCTCATGTGCAACGTCACGGGCACCATGAACCTGCTCGAAGCCGCACGAAGGCATTGCACGAACCTGCACCGGTTCGTGCTCGCTTCCACCGACAAGGTCTACGGCGAACTTCATGCGGACGCCTACCTGGAAACGTCACCGCTGGCGGCGCGGGGTGTCTACGACGTCGGGAAACTGGCCGCCGACACGGTCACGCGCCTCTACGGCGACGAACTCGGGTTACCGGTGGCGACACTGCGGCTGTGCAACGTTTTCGGGCCCGGCGACCGGCACACCGGCTCCCGCATCGTGCCTCGCACTCTGAGCAGGCTGTTCGCGCCGGACGGCCCGCTCCCACCGGTGGTCTACGAGGGCTCGATGGAGCACGGCCGCGACTACGTCTACGTCAGCGACGCCGTGCGGGCTTTGCGCACCGTGGCTTTCCACCCGCGTGCCCTCGGAGAGGTGTTCAACATGGCACCGGCCGCCCACCGCACCACGCTCGACCTCGTCGAGGACCTCATCGAGGAGGCGCGGCGCGAGTGCGAGAAGCCCGACCCCGACCGCGCCCGCGCGATCGTGAAGAACGGATACGTTGTCGTGGCAGCCGACACCGGGGCGGCACTGCCCCGTGCTTTGACGAGACAACACTGCGACGCCACGAAACTCGGTGGCCTGGGATTCCGCGTCACCGTGTCGATGAAGGACGGCCTGCGCCGTACCGTACGCGCCTTTTCCGGTTCATCGGGGCGAACCTGACGAACACCCCCGATCCCTTGTGTCGCACGGGAAACGCTGGCTACGGTCGGCGAACAGGTGACCGGAAACAGCAGCGGGAAAAGCTGGAAAAGCTCCGGGAAACGATTCCCGGAAATCGACACCGCGAATTGACGGGCAGCACCGCCGCGCACTGCGGTGGACGTGAATCGTCCTGTCCCGATAGACAAGCCGAGCACATTC comes from Saccharomonospora xinjiangensis XJ-54 and encodes:
- a CDS encoding NAD-dependent epimerase/dehydratase family protein, whose translation is MERSSARSTVLVTGGCGFVGGHLVRSLARHGHRVVVVDRLPWRDGHAESVCLDVTDPEGCREVMREVDPKVVFHLAASSTIDSAFADPHGSLMCNVTGTMNLLEAARRHCTNLHRFVLASTDKVYGELHADAYLETSPLAARGVYDVGKLAADTVTRLYGDELGLPVATLRLCNVFGPGDRHTGSRIVPRTLSRLFAPDGPLPPVVYEGSMEHGRDYVYVSDAVRALRTVAFHPRALGEVFNMAPAAHRTTLDLVEDLIEEARRECEKPDPDRARAIVKNGYVVVAADTGAALPRALTRQHCDATKLGGLGFRVTVSMKDGLRRTVRAFSGSSGRT